CTCGGCCTCGTTGGGGTAGATGTGCTCGTCCATGAAGGCGACGAGCCGTTCGCGTAGCTCCTTCGAGCGTTCACTGAATTCCAGCATGGCGTGAATTACCTCTGTCTGTTACGAAAAAACCACTGCCCGGGCGGGCAGTGGCCGTCTCTCCGGTTACAGCCGGAGCCGTATTGGCTCGCCCATGGCCCGCCGCTGCAGGAGTATGGTGGTCGCGCCCACGATCAGTAGCCCGGCTGAGGTCAACATCAGCGTTCCATGGGTGATACCGACCATACCACCGCCGGGGGCCGCGAGGATCAGGCCGGAGCAGACAAGGGTGATCCGGGAGAACAGTCCGAGGACACCCGGCCCAACCCGACCGGCTCCGAGCAGGTAGCCCTGCAGGCCGGCAGCCAGCAGGATCACCCCGATCAATGCCGTGATGACCACGGTAATCACCTCCATGGGCGTGCCGAACATGAGCAGCGCCGGGTTGAAGACGAAGAAGAACGGGATGAAATAGATGATCGTCCCCAACCGCATGGCCTCAAGGCCAGCCCGCATGGGGCTGCACTTGGCCACGGACGCGGCAACGAAGGCGGCAATGGCGACTGGCGGCGTAATGAAGCTGAGCATTCCCCAGTACATGATGAACATGTGCGACGCCACCGGGTCCAGTCCGGCCCGGATCAGCGCCGGTGCCAGAATCACCGCCAGGAAGATATATGCCGCGGTGACCGTCATGCCGATACCGAGCACGAACGCGGTCAGGGCTCCCATGATCAGCAGCATGAGCACGTTGTCACCGGCAATGTAGACCAGGTCATTGGTCAGCGTCCCTGCCATGCCCGTGACCTGCAGCGAGCCGATGATCAGGCCGATGGCCGCTAGGATGCCGCCGAGTTCGGCGAGGATCTGGCCAACGGCTGAGAGCAGCTTCAGGAAACCCTTGACGCTGAGCTTGTGCTTGGTGAACTGGTTGATCACCAGCAGCAGCGCTGTGGCAAAGAACGGCGCCGTGGCCTCGCGCTGCAGATGGACCAGCATCCAGACCAGGAGCGCGAACACGAAGATGAAGTACCAGCCGTCCTTGAGGACGTCCAGGGGGTTCGGCAGTTCCTCCCGTGGCAGGCCCTTGAGGTCATAGCGCGCGGCGTAGGCGTCGATCTGCATGAACAGACCGAAGAAGTACAGCAACGACGGGATGATGGCCGCGATGACGATGGTGACGTAGGACACGCCCAGGAAGTTTGCCATGACGAAGGCCGTGGCCCCCATGATCGGTGGCATGAGCACGCCACCCGTGGACGCGCAGGCTTCAACCCCGGCGGCATAGCCGCGGGAGAAGCCGATGCGGCGCATGGTGGGGATGGACAGCGGGCCGGTGGTGAGCACGTTGGTGACCGGGCCGCCGCTCATGGAGCCCATGAGGCCGCTGGAGAAGATGGCCACCTTGGCCGGACCGCCGCGGAAGCGGCCCAGCAGGGCAAAGGCGATATTGATGAAGAACTTGCCGGCCCCGGTGTGCTGTAGCGAAACGCCGAACAGCAGAAAGCCGAACAGCAGCAAGGCCGCCACCTGAGTGGGGATGCCGAACAGGCTCTCCTCACTCATGATGTGGAACGCCGCCGCGTCTTCCAGACCCATGCCCACCCCCGAAATGACGTCGGGCATGCGGTCGGCGTAGAGGGGGTACAGGGACAGCACGGCGACCACGACGAAGATGGGCCAGCCACCGGTCCGGCGACCCGCCTCCAGCACCAGGGCCCAGGTGGCCAGGGCCATGTATATGCCGAACTGCGGCGCGGCGTATTCCCACGCCTCCAGCACGATGCGCTCGGCGTTCACGGCGAAATAGGAGAACAGCCCGACGCTGGTGAGCGCCAGGACGATGTCGTACCAGGCGACGGAGGTTCGCGACGCCGAGCCGGTTGCCGGGAACGAAATGAAGACCATCGTCAGGATGGCCCCCACATAGATGTACAGGTAACGGCTGTCCAGCATCACCTCGCCGATGAAGAAGCCGAAATTGAAGATCTGGTTGATGGCGAGGATGGTGATGGCCACCGTCATCACCATCAGGAGCGTCTGCCAGGGGATTGACAGGGCGCGATAGCGCGTAGCGTAGATTTCCTCTGCGCGACGTTCGGCTTCGTCGCTGGCTGCGTTCAGCGTCTGCTGTTGATCGCTCATGTCATCCGTGCCTGCGGTTTAATGGAGGATTCCCTGACCCGGAACGATTGCTGTCCCGGGTTTTGAACAAGTCGGGAGCAGGTGCCTGGCGTATGTTCGCCTTCGCACCTGCCCCCGGTTACGTCAGGCCCCGATCACACGGGGCTGCGGTCCGACTGCCGGTCCGGCTTACCAGGACTCGGCGATGGGAACCAGATCGTGCTCCTGCAGTGCCTCGAAGCGCGCCGTCATCCAGCCCTCCTGGAACGCGTCGCGATCCGTCGGCGCATCTTCGATGTACCGTTCCCAGGCAGCCATCAGCACCTCCTGGCGCTTCAGGTTGTTCTCCTGATTTTCCTGGGCGGCGTCGGTCCAGACGCCGATTTCTTCGAAGTAACGGATTGCACCCTCGTGGTAAGGCACGAAGGCTTCCTCGAGGCCCTGGCGGTCCATGGCCCAGCCAATGGCGCCGGGAGCGTTGTCCTTGTACTGATCGTAGTGTCGATGCATGGCTTTGACCATGTTGTAGACCAGGTCGGCGTCTTCCTCGTCCCGGGTTGCCAGCATGGGATAGGGCGAGGTGAACACCTCGATACCTTCGTCCGGATCGATGGTCGGACCGTCCGTTGCGACATGCGGCACATACCATGGCAGGCGCGCGCGAACCCGGTCGATGGCGTCCTGATCGTCATGCGGGAAGGTCACGAAACGCAATCCCCGGGGCGAGGATTCGATGCGCAGGAACGGGGCCGAGTTGCAGGAGCCGCCGACGGCGTCGGCGCGGTTTTCGATCACCGCCTCGATGGAGGCGCCATAGCCGCCAACATCAACCCGTTCGACGTCATCCCAGGTGAGATCCGCATAGGAGAGCAAGGCGCGGGTGGCGTTGTTGAGTGACGGCGCGCCCTGTACCCAGGTGACCCGCTTGCCTTCCAGGTCGGCCGCGGTCTCGATGCCCGCATCGGCACCGGTGGCCATGGTGAACGAACAGCCATCGGAGATGTTCCACATGGCGATGCGCAGTGGTTGCGGCCCCCAGTTGACTTCACCGAAATTGAGCATGCCTTCCTGGGCGTACACAGCTTCGGACCCCCCGGCGGAGAAGTTCACGCGCCCCGAACGTAGCGGCGAAAGGCGCGATACGTCGTTCCGACCCGGAATCACGCGCAGGTTGGTGCCGTATTCATTCTGGAGAATGCTGCCGATGGCAACGGACTGGGCGTAACCGGAGGTGCCTGTGGGGTAGGCGGACCAGACCACCGTGCCCGGGAGTTCGATGTCTTGAGCCTGGACGTTGGCTGCCAGGGCGGCGGCGGCAATGCCGCCGAGGGCGCCCAGGGTGACGCGATAGGTAGATTGCATGGTTGCATGTTCTCCTGCGGCCGGACCGACGG
The DNA window shown above is from Aquisalimonas sp. 2447 and carries:
- a CDS encoding TRAP transporter fused permease subunit, which encodes MSDQQQTLNAASDEAERRAEEIYATRYRALSIPWQTLLMVMTVAITILAINQIFNFGFFIGEVMLDSRYLYIYVGAILTMVFISFPATGSASRTSVAWYDIVLALTSVGLFSYFAVNAERIVLEAWEYAAPQFGIYMALATWALVLEAGRRTGGWPIFVVVAVLSLYPLYADRMPDVISGVGMGLEDAAAFHIMSEESLFGIPTQVAALLLFGFLLFGVSLQHTGAGKFFINIAFALLGRFRGGPAKVAIFSSGLMGSMSGGPVTNVLTTGPLSIPTMRRIGFSRGYAAGVEACASTGGVLMPPIMGATAFVMANFLGVSYVTIVIAAIIPSLLYFFGLFMQIDAYAARYDLKGLPREELPNPLDVLKDGWYFIFVFALLVWMLVHLQREATAPFFATALLLVINQFTKHKLSVKGFLKLLSAVGQILAELGGILAAIGLIIGSLQVTGMAGTLTNDLVYIAGDNVLMLLIMGALTAFVLGIGMTVTAAYIFLAVILAPALIRAGLDPVASHMFIMYWGMLSFITPPVAIAAFVAASVAKCSPMRAGLEAMRLGTIIYFIPFFFVFNPALLMFGTPMEVITVVITALIGVILLAAGLQGYLLGAGRVGPGVLGLFSRITLVCSGLILAAPGGGMVGITHGTLMLTSAGLLIVGATTILLQRRAMGEPIRLRL
- a CDS encoding TAXI family TRAP transporter solute-binding subunit encodes the protein MQSTYRVTLGALGGIAAAALAANVQAQDIELPGTVVWSAYPTGTSGYAQSVAIGSILQNEYGTNLRVIPGRNDVSRLSPLRSGRVNFSAGGSEAVYAQEGMLNFGEVNWGPQPLRIAMWNISDGCSFTMATGADAGIETAADLEGKRVTWVQGAPSLNNATRALLSYADLTWDDVERVDVGGYGASIEAVIENRADAVGGSCNSAPFLRIESSPRGLRFVTFPHDDQDAIDRVRARLPWYVPHVATDGPTIDPDEGIEVFTSPYPMLATRDEEDADLVYNMVKAMHRHYDQYKDNAPGAIGWAMDRQGLEEAFVPYHEGAIRYFEEIGVWTDAAQENQENNLKRQEVLMAAWERYIEDAPTDRDAFQEGWMTARFEALQEHDLVPIAESW